One stretch of Clavibacter californiensis DNA includes these proteins:
- a CDS encoding signal peptidase II, whose protein sequence is MTTAPPAARRPRTSRPVVVALAVVVVVVGFVLDQLSKRWAVDALGGGETIPLFPTARFALVYNPGVSFGMGAEVGPLLTVGIMALALGLAVWVGWQIRHRASLLQVLLLSAVLAGALGNLFDRITRAEDGPLSGHVVDFIAVEWFAVFNVADILTVCGMIAWALTTVFGRDHVADAREADADADADHAAVDSAPDTGSAATDRA, encoded by the coding sequence GTGACCACAGCACCCCCCGCCGCACGCCGTCCCCGCACCTCCCGCCCCGTCGTCGTGGCGCTCGCGGTCGTCGTGGTGGTCGTGGGCTTCGTCCTCGACCAGCTCAGCAAGCGCTGGGCCGTCGACGCTCTCGGCGGCGGCGAGACCATCCCGCTGTTCCCGACCGCGCGCTTCGCGCTCGTCTACAACCCGGGCGTCTCCTTCGGCATGGGCGCCGAGGTCGGCCCGCTGCTCACCGTCGGGATCATGGCGCTCGCGCTGGGACTCGCCGTGTGGGTCGGGTGGCAGATCCGGCACCGCGCGTCGCTGCTGCAGGTGCTGCTGCTCTCGGCCGTGCTCGCGGGCGCGCTCGGCAACCTCTTCGACCGCATCACGCGCGCGGAGGACGGACCGCTGTCCGGCCACGTCGTCGACTTCATCGCCGTCGAGTGGTTCGCGGTCTTCAACGTGGCCGACATCCTCACGGTGTGCGGCATGATCGCGTGGGCCCTCACGACCGTGTTCGGACGCGACCACGTGGCCGACGCGCGCGAGGCGGATGCGGACGCGGATGCGGACCACGCGGCCGTCGACTCGGCCCCCGACACCGGATCCGCGGCCACCGACCGCGCCTGA
- a CDS encoding type 1 glutamine amidotransferase domain-containing protein: MTGESIQGRTVAFLLTDGFEQVELTEPWKAVQEAGGKPVLVSPKSDTVQGLNHIDKADTFDVDVQVKDADAADYDGLVLPGGVVNADDLRVDADSVAFAKAFFAAGKPVASICHAPWILIEAGVVDGRRMTSYPTLATDLRNAGAEWVDEEVVVDSGFVTSRNPDDLPAFTAKLIEEIAEGEHDEQHA, from the coding sequence ATGACCGGAGAGAGCATCCAGGGCCGCACGGTGGCCTTCCTGCTGACGGACGGCTTCGAGCAGGTCGAGCTGACGGAGCCGTGGAAGGCAGTGCAGGAGGCCGGCGGGAAGCCCGTCCTCGTGTCCCCGAAGTCGGACACGGTGCAGGGCCTGAACCACATCGACAAGGCCGACACGTTCGACGTGGACGTGCAGGTGAAGGACGCCGACGCGGCCGACTACGACGGCCTCGTGCTGCCCGGCGGCGTCGTGAACGCGGACGACCTCCGCGTCGACGCCGACTCGGTCGCCTTCGCGAAGGCCTTCTTCGCGGCCGGCAAGCCCGTCGCGTCCATCTGCCACGCGCCGTGGATCCTCATCGAGGCCGGCGTGGTGGACGGCCGCCGCATGACCTCGTACCCGACGCTCGCCACCGACCTCCGGAACGCCGGCGCCGAGTGGGTCGACGAGGAGGTCGTGGTCGACAGCGGCTTCGTCACCAGCCGCAACCCCGACGACCTGCCCGCGTTCACCGCGAAGCTGATCGAGGAGATCGCCGAGGGCGAGCACGACGAGCAGCACGCCTGA
- a CDS encoding SMP-30/gluconolactonase/LRE family protein, with translation MTAITSDLRVLRDARAILVESLWWDPAGDVMWNDITAGTLHRSPWEGAVDGSADTVLELPPPLASFQPADDGGFVAGLGDRIVLVDRAGRITRDLARVEHAHDGMRLNEGKVDPEGRFVVGSMDVTEGEPDGAVYSVDGSGALRTLLGGFAVANGFEWTDAGRTMILTDTGAQTVYRAPYSADGGLGDLERWIHGEMSDGLTLDVDGYAWNGIYGAGKVIRWAPDGTKDLEFEIPAPNVTSVAFAGPDLRTLVIGTARENLTEEQLEEHPLSGGVFAIDTAVSGRPVNVFRTVVDGAPRA, from the coding sequence GATCCGGCCGGCGACGTCATGTGGAACGACATCACCGCGGGCACGCTGCACCGCAGCCCGTGGGAGGGCGCGGTCGACGGATCCGCCGACACCGTGCTCGAGCTGCCGCCGCCGCTCGCGTCCTTCCAGCCGGCCGACGACGGCGGCTTCGTCGCGGGGCTCGGCGACCGCATCGTGCTCGTCGACCGCGCCGGCCGGATCACGCGCGACCTCGCCCGGGTCGAGCACGCCCACGACGGCATGCGCCTCAACGAGGGCAAGGTCGATCCGGAGGGACGCTTCGTCGTCGGGTCGATGGACGTCACCGAGGGCGAGCCGGACGGGGCCGTCTACTCGGTCGACGGATCCGGCGCCCTGCGCACGCTCCTCGGCGGCTTCGCCGTCGCCAACGGCTTCGAGTGGACCGACGCAGGCCGGACCATGATCCTCACCGACACCGGGGCGCAGACCGTCTACCGCGCCCCCTACTCGGCCGACGGCGGGCTCGGCGACCTCGAGCGCTGGATCCACGGCGAGATGAGCGACGGCCTCACCCTCGACGTGGATGGGTACGCGTGGAACGGGATCTACGGCGCGGGCAAGGTGATCCGCTGGGCGCCCGACGGCACGAAGGACCTCGAGTTCGAGATCCCGGCGCCGAACGTCACCTCGGTGGCCTTCGCCGGACCCGACCTCCGCACCCTGGTCATCGGCACCGCCCGCGAGAACCTCACGGAGGAGCAGCTCGAGGAGCACCCGCTCTCCGGCGGCGTCTTCGCGATCGACACCGCCGTGTCCGGGCGCCCCGTGAACGTCTTCCGCACCGTGGTCGACGGAGCTCCGCGGGCGTAG